In Paenacidovorax monticola, the genomic window GTGGCCGGCGCGCCCAAGCCCGGCGACAAGGCCGACTGGGGCCCGCGCATCGCCCAGGGCAAGGACACGCTCTACAAACATGCGTTGGAAGGCTTCACGGGCGCCAAGGGCGCCATGCCCGCGCGGGCGGTTCGGCCTCGCTCAGCGACGGCGACGTGAAGGCCGCCGTGGACTTCATGGCCGACCAGTCGATGTGATGGCGGGGAGCGAGCGATGACGGACGATCTGCGCTTGCCGGCGCATGGCGCACGGCTGTCGCGGCGGCGCTTCGCGCTTGCGCTGCCGCTGCTCGGCGCAATGCCTGGCGTGGCCCTGTCGGGCGCACAGCCGTGGGCCGAAGCCTCGGCCGCAGGCCCGCAGCGCGCCAGCCGAACGCTGATGGGCACGCGCGTGGACATCGTGGCCGACGGTGGTGCGCGGGCCGATGCGGGCAGGCTGCGCGCGGCCATCGAGCGGGCCTTCGCCGAGATGGAGCGCCTGGAGGCGCTCCTGAGCCGCTACCGGCCGGGCAGCGCCGTGCGCCGCATCGGCGCGGCGGCGGGGCGGCATCCTGTCGCCGTGCCGCCCGAGGTGCTGGCCGTCCTGCGCGGCGCGCAGCGGTTGCACCGGGAGAGCGGCGGCGCATTCGACGCGACCGTGGGCGCGCTTGGCGGCTGGCATTTCGAGCCGGGCAGCGAGGCCGTGCCCGCACCGGCCGAGATCGCGCAGGCCCTGCGGCTGGTGGGCGCGCAAGGCCTGCGGCTCGACGAGCGCGCGGGCACGGCGTACCTGGAGCGGCCCGGCATGGCGCTGGACCTCGGGGGCATCGCCAAGCTGCCCATCCTGGAGGCCGGGCTGCGAACGCTGGAGCGCGAAGGCGTGGGCAACGCGCTGGTCAATGGCGGGGGCGACGTGCTCGTGGCGGGCCAGTTGCAAGGCCGCCCCTGGCGCGTGGGGGTGCGCGACCCGCGCGCGCCCGAGCGCCTGCTGGGGGTGCTGGACATCGCGGACGGCGGCGTGGTGGCGTCCTCGGGCGACTACGAGCGCGGCTTCGTGCGTGCTGGCCGGCGCCTGCACCATGTGCTCGATCCGCGCACGGGCTGGCCCACCACGGGCGTGCATGGCGTGGCGCTGCTCGCGCGCAGCGTGGAGGCCGTCAATGGCTGGGGCGCGGCGCTGATGGTGCAGGGCCCGGGGCTGCGCCCGCCTGGTGTGCCGGGCACCCGGGCGTCGAGGCGATGGTGGCGGGGGCCGACGGCGCGCTGTGGCGTTCGCCCGGCATGGCGGCGGCGCTGCGCTCCTAGGCGGGAGCGAAGCGGCCTGGGTTTTTAGGCGCCGGGCTGCTGGGCCTGCTCGCAGTGCACCTTGCACTGCTCGCGCTCGGCCAGCGTGGCGCCGAAGCGCACGGCGCTCAGGCAGCCGCCCATACGCAGCCCGTGTCGATTCCCAGCAGGTCGGGGCGATCCAGCCAGCCCAGCGTGGACCAGTGGCCGCAGGCCACGAGCGTGTCCGCGCTGCGGCGGCCCGGGGCGTCGAACCATGGCACAAGCCCCTCGGGGGGGTGGGCTGCGCTTTCGGTGCTTTCGAAATCCATGGCGCCGTCGGGCGTGCAAAAGCGCAGCCGCGTGAGCGCGTTGACGATCACGCGCAGGCGGTCCACCCCCGCGAGATCGTCGTGCCAGCGGTCGGGCGTGTTGCCGTACATCGCCTGCAGGAAACCGGGCAGGCCGGGGCCGCGCAGCACGGCGTGCACCTCGTCCGCGTAGGCGAGCGTGTCGTCGGCGCTCCAGGCGGGCAGCACGCCCGCGTGCACCATGAGCAGGCGTTCGCCGCCATGCAAATGCTGGCGTGCGAGCGGCTGCTCGCGCAGCCAGCCGAGCAGCGCGTCGCGGTCGGGGGCGTCGAGCACGCTGGCAAGCGTGTCGCGGCGCGAGGGCTTGCGCGCGCCATGGGCGGCGGCCAGCAGGTGCAGGTCGTGGTTGCCCAGCAGCGGCCGCACGGCATCGCCCAGCGCCATGCAGCGGCGCAGCACGGCGGCCGAATCCGGCCCCCGGTTCACGAGGTCGCCGAGCAGGTACGCGGTGTCGCGGCTGGGGGAGAAGCCGATATGGTCCAGCAGGCGCCCGAATGCGCCGTCGCAGCCCTGAATATCGCCAATACAGTACAGTGCCATGGTGTTCTTTACTCTTTCTTGATTCATGGATTTTCTGCTGATCGCGCTGCTGACCCTGCTCAACGGCGTGTTCGCGATGTCGGAACTGGCCCTGGCATCGAGCCGCAAGGCCCGCCTGGTGGCCATGGCCGAGAGCGGCGACAAGGGCGCGCAGGCGGCGCTGGCGCTGCTCGACAATCCCACCCAGTTTCTCTCTTCGGTGCAGGTGGGCATCACCTCCATCGGCATGCTCAACGGCATTCTGGGCGAGGCCGCCTTCAGCGATGACCTGGGGCGCTGGCTGCAGTCCCTGGGCGCGCCCGAGCGGGCCGCCAGCATCACGGCGACGGCGCTCGTGGTCACCGTCATCACCTTCATCACCATCGTTTTCGGCGAACTGGTGCCCAAGCGCATCGGTCAGCTCTATCCCGAGGTGGTCTCGCGCTTCGTCGCGCGGCCCATGGCCTGGGTGGCGCGCGTGGCCAAGCCTTTCGTGCGCCTGTTGTCCCTCTCCACACAGGCCGTGCTCAAGCTCCTGCGCATCGACAACACCGCGGGCCGTGCGGTGACCGAAGAGGAGATCGTGGCGAGCCTGGAAGAGGGGCGCGACGCGGGCGTGATCGAGCACCATGAGCACCAGATGGTGCAGAACGTGTTCCGGCTGGACGACCGGCCGCTGACGTCGCTCATGGTGCCGCGCTCCGACGTGCATTGGCTGGACGCCGAACTGTCCATAGCGGGCGCGCTGCGCCTGGCGGGGGCGGATTCGGGCAAGGGAGCCCATTCCTGGTACCCCGTGTGCCGCGCGTCGCTGGACGACGTGGTCGGCGTCGTGAGCGTGGCGCAGCTGCTGGCCCTGGGCCCGGACGCGCCGGGATTGCTGGAAGACTACGTGCTGCCCGCATCCTTCGTGCCCGAAACCCTGAGCGGCATGGAGCTGCTGGACCAATTGCGCGCCCGCTCGGGCCGCATGGTGTTCGTGGTGGACGAGTACGGCGTGGTGCAGGGCATCATGACGCCGCGCGACCTGCTCGAAGCCATCACCGGCGAGCTGCAGCCTGGCGCGGCCAGCGACGCCTGGGCCACGCAGCGCGAGGACGGCTCGTGGCTGCTGGACGGGCTGATGCCGGTTTCCGAGTTGAAGGCGCGCCTCGATATTCGGGATTTACCGGAAGAGGACCGGGGCCGCTATAACACGGTGGCGGGTCTGCTCCTGGCCGAGTCGGGCCATTTGCCCGGCGTGGGGGAGCGCATTGCGTGCGCGGGCTGGATATTCGAGGTCCTGGATTTGGACGGCAAGCGCATCGACAAGGTATTGGCGCAGCCCGAAAAAATTACCAAGGCGTAAGGGAAACACGGTAAGCGATTGTGGGAATTGCGTATATGTGAATCTGCGCGCACAATGGGCGTTATTCATATAATCAAGTCTCGATTCACCACCTTCCTGCCATACCATGACCACTTCCTACAAAGATCTGCTGAAGCAGCGCGAAGCCCT contains:
- a CDS encoding hemolysin family protein, whose translation is MDFLLIALLTLLNGVFAMSELALASSRKARLVAMAESGDKGAQAALALLDNPTQFLSSVQVGITSIGMLNGILGEAAFSDDLGRWLQSLGAPERAASITATALVVTVITFITIVFGELVPKRIGQLYPEVVSRFVARPMAWVARVAKPFVRLLSLSTQAVLKLLRIDNTAGRAVTEEEIVASLEEGRDAGVIEHHEHQMVQNVFRLDDRPLTSLMVPRSDVHWLDAELSIAGALRLAGADSGKGAHSWYPVCRASLDDVVGVVSVAQLLALGPDAPGLLEDYVLPASFVPETLSGMELLDQLRARSGRMVFVVDEYGVVQGIMTPRDLLEAITGELQPGAASDAWATQREDGSWLLDGLMPVSELKARLDIRDLPEEDRGRYNTVAGLLLAESGHLPGVGERIACAGWIFEVLDLDGKRIDKVLAQPEKITKA